In Capsicum annuum cultivar UCD-10X-F1 chromosome 8, UCD10Xv1.1, whole genome shotgun sequence, the genomic window ACGTGTGATAAACTTATTCTGTGAGCCCATTTTGAAAATTCTGATTGGTTAAAAGTTTGGAACTTTTGCTTTCTTGAGGATttttgatccttttgcatttgattgTATTCAGTGGATTAATATGCTATCCTTCTTTGCTAATTTCATGTTTCAAagcaaaaatataatatattctCATGAATTTTTTTTGCATTAAGTTTTCTTTGAACCTGTTTTGAATTTTCTGGTTATTGgttaaaattttgaaactttttgatTTGTTGGGTATTTTAATTTTGTACTGCAGATTACATAGttcttggaaacagcctctagcagaaatgcaaggtaaggctgtgtataatatacccttgtggtggggcccttctccgGACACTGCGCATAGCGGTAggtttagtgcactgggctgccctttttaCTGCAAATTACATATATGACGTTTATTTGCTCTATTCGTGACTCGAACCAAACGTTTAGGGTTGGAGGTGGAGAGTGATTGCCACCGGAGCAACCCCTCTTGTCGCGGGGATATTCTGCTTGAGATAGACTTCGTTCCTTTTTTTTTGGCTGACATACATTTAGATACTGCTTTATCTTCTTCCCACAGCCTAAGATTAAAATTTATGGCCTGGCTGGTTTTTGATTCCTATCCTGTTTTTAGAATTTGGTTTCTTTCCAAGAACATGGATCTTTTTATGTATTTAAAGGGACAAAATGCTTCTAATATTGTACTCCCTTTTAGTGTTCAGGATTGATAAGTAACTCCcttttaaattcattttaattCTTGATCAGGTTATAGTTTTTGAGATTGTCACCAGTTGAGCCAGTTCATGTGCACTACTTCGTGATGgaaactgaagataaaacattgTTTTGTTATTGTCGTTGGGGCTGGAAGGAAAAGGAGCTTCCAGATGGATCCATTTTGTATGTGGGAGGTATTACCCGTCAGGTTACTGTGAAGACGGGcattaagtataatgattttgtgaacgTGGTTTTTGACCGATTAGGCATTGTTGATACTTCAGATAAGATCTTGCAATTTACTGCGAAGTTTGATAAGTCTCGATTGATAGATCTGAGAGACCAGAAAGATGTCAATGCTATGTTACAATTTAATGAGGGTTCTAGTGATGTTTATGCGTCAAGCTTGAATAAGGAGCCTTATTCTAGACCGACATCAGGTAGCGAGAAGAATGTTGAACTTACTGTTGATTCTGATTCAAAACTGGATACTACTGACGTACGCGATGATGAGAATGATTTGGCAAGCCCTCTGAAGAAGGCACGGTGTATCCAGTCAGCTGGAGATTCTGTTGAAAGGTTAAATCAAAATGGAGCGGCTCTTCCTGAGGGGGATGTGCAGAACAACAATTCCAATATTGGGATTTTTAATGAACAGGCTTCTAAACCGCCATCAGGTGGTGGAGAAGTTATTGTTATTTCTGATTCAGAACCAGATCCAACTCCTGATATTAATCACCTAGTTAACGAGCAGGCCTTTGTACCGCCATCAGTTGGTACATACTCCTATGGAATGCCAAATGAACTTTACAAGTTCTCTCATAGAATTCCCTATTTCAAAATGATTGGAAATGAACGAAGGGGTGTACCAGCAGGATCGTTTGAAACTGATCCTTATGCTCTCCCCCCACTCCCAACGACGTTTGGTGCCTCTTGGAGAGCTAAGGAAGACAGCAGGCGTGCAAACTTCAAGCCTGTAGAAAATGTTCTGTCAGCAGTTCCCCCTGGAAGTAGAGATCGGTCCAGGACATCTGAACACGCGACAACATCCCTGAACACCGGAAACTTGAATGTTGTCCATGCTGCTAACGGAAAGTTACCTACGCTCGCTGATTTGGAACTGAAATTATGGCCTGGCGGGACTCAAAAATGATTTGGTCCTTATCAATTTGTTGCTTGATGATTGAGATGGAACATAGCTACAGGGAGGATAATGCACTAGCACATGCATCTTGAGTTTTTGGAAGTTGTTTACATTATTACATATTATGATACCCCTTCGCCTTTTGTAGTATAGTCCCTATGTTTTTGTAGTGTCTCCTATCATCTATGTAATAATCCTTCTAACGGAAAAACGATGAATATGATATGTAGCTTGATAAATGCTACTTcatttcatgtatttatttaatactaaggatattacaagaaaaaataataataaaatcttctTGATTTGCGAAAATggacaagtaaattgaaataTCTATTTGTAGAACGAGACAAAGTAAAAAGAAATGA contains:
- the LOC107879790 gene encoding uncharacterized protein LOC107879790 — encoded protein: METEDKTLFCYCRWGWKEKELPDGSILYVGGITRQVTVKTGIKYNDFVNVVFDRLGIVDTSDKILQFTAKFDKSRLIDLRDQKDVNAMLQFNEGSSDVYASSLNKEPYSRPTSGSEKNVELTVDSDSKLDTTDVRDDENDLASPLKKARCIQSAGDSVERLNQNGAALPEGDVQNNNSNIGIFNEQASKPPSGGGEVIVISDSEPDPTPDINHLVNEQAFVPPSVGTYSYGMPNELYKFSHRIPYFKMIGNERRGVPAGSFETDPYALPPLPTTFGASWRAKEDSRRANFKPVENVLSAVPPGSRDRSRTSEHATTSLNTGNLNVVHAANGKLPTLADLELKLWPGGTQK